A window of the Streptomyces formicae genome harbors these coding sequences:
- a CDS encoding phosphatase PAP2 family protein yields the protein MGEATVKTLEGRTATPSPKVTADGPAPEVAPAGVPAGGRLRRLRAPRRPRIWFEILLIAVSYWTYSLIRNAVPEQKAQALRNADWIWHAENALGIAVEQTVNHAVNSVTWLVISMNYYYATLHFLVTIGVLVWLYRRHPGRYAAARLVIFATTGVALVGYYLYPLAPPRLMNGQDFIDTVLVHHTWGSMASGNLKNMSNQYAAMPSMHIGWSLWCGLIIFALASAPWAKILGLLYPALTLIVIVATANHFWLDAVGGLLCLAFGYGVSYVWYGALPHRLARVPVPVPVPAGPVNLNAARQ from the coding sequence ATGGGTGAAGCGACCGTGAAGACTCTGGAAGGCCGGACGGCCACCCCGTCACCCAAAGTGACAGCGGACGGTCCGGCTCCGGAAGTCGCTCCAGCGGGAGTTCCGGCCGGGGGGCGGCTGCGCAGGCTGCGTGCGCCCCGGCGGCCGCGGATCTGGTTCGAGATCCTGCTCATCGCGGTCAGCTACTGGACGTACTCGCTCATCCGCAACGCCGTGCCGGAGCAGAAGGCGCAGGCCCTGCGCAACGCCGACTGGATCTGGCACGCGGAGAACGCCCTCGGCATCGCGGTCGAGCAGACGGTCAACCACGCCGTGAACTCGGTGACATGGCTGGTCATCTCGATGAACTACTACTACGCCACCCTGCACTTCCTGGTGACGATAGGCGTCCTCGTCTGGCTCTACCGCCGCCACCCCGGCCGCTACGCGGCGGCCCGCCTCGTCATCTTCGCGACGACGGGCGTCGCGCTCGTCGGCTACTACCTGTACCCGCTGGCACCGCCGCGCCTGATGAACGGCCAGGACTTCATCGACACGGTGCTCGTGCACCACACCTGGGGCTCGATGGCCTCGGGCAACCTGAAGAACATGTCGAACCAGTACGCGGCGATGCCGTCGATGCACATCGGCTGGTCGCTGTGGTGCGGCCTCATCATCTTCGCGCTGGCGTCGGCGCCGTGGGCGAAGATCCTCGGCCTGCTGTACCCGGCCCTGACCCTCATAGTCATCGTGGCCACGGCCAACCACTTCTGGCTGGACGCGGTGGGCGGGCTGCTGTGCCTCGCGTTCGGGTACGGAGTCTCGTACGTCTGGTACGGCGCGCTGCCGCACCGCCTGGCGCGGGTACCGGTGCCCGTCCCGGTCCCGGCGGGCCCGGTGAACCTGAACGCGGCACGGCAGTGA
- a CDS encoding DUF3105 domain-containing protein encodes MAARTSKNSSNDRRARIEQMRRADQARERRNRIITIAVSAVVVAGLVGFGTFVLNKESEKKEQAEAAAKAPVKDEKSWDAKKLGRNHVTTAVTYPMKPPVGGDHHQAWMNCDGDVYDKAIPDVNAVHSLEHGAVWVTYNDKAPAADLQKLKDKVGKTPYSLMSPVKDQGGAIMLSAWGKQVTVDSAVDPRVDQFFTKYVQGPQTPEPGAACTGGLSG; translated from the coding sequence ATGGCCGCCAGGACCAGCAAGAACAGCAGCAACGACCGCCGGGCCCGCATAGAGCAGATGCGCCGCGCCGACCAGGCCCGTGAGCGCCGCAACCGCATCATCACCATCGCGGTCAGCGCCGTCGTGGTCGCGGGCCTCGTCGGTTTCGGTACGTTCGTGCTGAACAAGGAGTCCGAGAAGAAGGAGCAGGCGGAGGCCGCCGCCAAGGCTCCCGTCAAGGACGAGAAGTCGTGGGACGCGAAGAAGCTCGGCCGCAACCACGTGACGACGGCCGTGACGTACCCGATGAAGCCGCCGGTCGGCGGTGACCACCACCAGGCGTGGATGAACTGCGACGGCGACGTCTACGACAAGGCGATCCCCGACGTGAACGCCGTGCACTCGCTGGAGCACGGCGCGGTGTGGGTGACGTACAACGACAAGGCGCCGGCCGCCGACCTGCAGAAGCTGAAGGACAAGGTCGGCAAGACGCCGTACTCGCTGATGAGCCCGGTGAAGGACCAGGGCGGCGCGATCATGCTCAGCGCCTGGGGCAAGCAGGTCACGGTGGACAGTGCGGTCGACCCGCGGGTCGACCAGTTCTTCACGAAGTACGTCCAGGGCCCGCAGACCCCCGAGCCGGGTGCGGCGTGCACGGGCGGGCTGAGCGGGTGA
- a CDS encoding bifunctional [glutamine synthetase] adenylyltransferase/[glutamine synthetase]-adenylyl-L-tyrosine phosphorylase, whose protein sequence is MTVPGRRSSTFTRLLRHGFTHPAVAERFLELPEMAPVRTDSVLLDALGATADPDLALRGLVRLVEAQPPEERQVLLDTLISAKPLRDRLLGVLGASEALGDHLARHPRDWQALVMYEATDLHPGVEEFERGLAEATDPVSLRVAYRRCLLSIAARDVCGTTDVAQTAAELADLATATLRAALAIARTAAPEDAAVCRLAVIAMGKCGGHELNYVSDVDVIFVGEPVEGADEPTALKAATRLASHLMRICSETTVEGTIWPVDANLRPEGRNGPLVRTLTSHLAYYQRWAKTWEFQALLKARAVAGDPELGAEYIEAVSPLVWQAAERENFVPDVQKMRRRVVDNIPVDRIERELKLGPGGLRDVEFAVQLLQLVHGRSDATLRSGTTLDALKALAAGGYVGRMDAGQLDDAYRFLRAMEHRIQLHRLRRTHLVPEGEEDLRRLGRSLGLRTDPVAELNKEWRRHASVVRRLHEKLFYRPLLDAVAQLAPGEIRLSTQAAGQRLEALGYGDPAAALRHLEALSSGVSRKAAIQRTLLPVLLGWFADSADPDAGLLGFRKVSDALGKTPWYLRLLRDEGAAAENLARVLSAGRLAPDLLLRAPEAVALLGDPEGLRPRGRDHLEQEVLAAVGRAAGAEAAVAAARGVRRRELFRTAAADLIGSYGTEESPAEQDPGALVDRVGNAVTDLNAATIAGALRAVVREKWGDELPTRFAVIGMGRFGGHELSYGSDADVLFVHEPRDGVDEHEAAQAANTVVAEMRRLLQVPTSDPPLLIDADLRPEGKSGPLVRTLASYGAYYRRWSLVWESQALLRAEPMAGDTDLGARFVELIDTLRYPAEGLGDEAVREIRRLKARMESERLPRGADPTLHTKLGRGGLSDVEWTVQLLQMRHGWSEPGLRTTRTREALAAAHAAGLLSTEDAQTLDDAWVLASRVRNGVMLVRGRPGDTFPSDSRELGALGRYLGYEAGHVGAMLDDYRRTTRRARAVVEELFYGA, encoded by the coding sequence ATGACGGTGCCGGGGCGCAGAAGCAGTACGTTCACCCGTTTGCTGCGGCACGGATTCACCCACCCCGCCGTCGCCGAACGGTTCCTCGAACTGCCCGAGATGGCCCCCGTACGCACCGACTCCGTCCTCCTCGACGCACTGGGTGCCACCGCCGACCCCGACCTGGCCCTGCGCGGGCTCGTACGGCTCGTCGAGGCGCAGCCGCCCGAGGAGCGGCAGGTCCTGCTCGACACGCTGATCTCCGCGAAGCCGCTGCGCGACCGGCTGCTCGGGGTGCTCGGCGCGTCCGAGGCGCTCGGCGACCACCTCGCCCGGCACCCGCGCGACTGGCAGGCGCTCGTGATGTACGAGGCGACCGACCTCCACCCGGGCGTGGAGGAGTTCGAGCGCGGGCTCGCCGAGGCCACCGACCCGGTGTCGCTGCGCGTCGCCTACCGGCGCTGTCTGCTGTCCATAGCGGCCCGCGACGTCTGCGGGACCACCGACGTCGCCCAGACCGCCGCCGAGCTCGCCGACCTCGCCACGGCGACCCTGCGCGCGGCCCTCGCCATCGCCCGTACCGCCGCACCCGAGGACGCCGCCGTGTGCCGGCTCGCGGTGATCGCGATGGGCAAGTGCGGCGGCCACGAGCTCAACTACGTCTCCGACGTCGACGTCATCTTCGTGGGCGAGCCCGTCGAAGGGGCCGACGAGCCCACCGCGCTGAAGGCCGCGACCCGGCTCGCCTCGCACCTCATGCGCATCTGCTCGGAGACCACCGTCGAGGGCACGATCTGGCCCGTCGACGCCAATCTGCGCCCCGAGGGCCGCAACGGCCCGCTCGTCCGCACCCTCACCAGCCATCTCGCGTACTACCAGCGGTGGGCGAAGACCTGGGAGTTCCAGGCCCTGCTCAAGGCACGGGCGGTGGCCGGCGACCCCGAGCTCGGCGCCGAGTACATCGAGGCCGTGTCGCCGCTCGTCTGGCAGGCCGCGGAGCGCGAGAACTTCGTCCCCGACGTGCAGAAGATGCGCCGCCGCGTCGTCGACAACATCCCCGTCGACCGGATAGAGCGCGAGCTGAAGCTCGGCCCGGGCGGGCTGCGGGACGTCGAGTTCGCCGTCCAGCTCCTCCAGTTGGTGCACGGCCGCAGCGACGCGACGCTGCGCAGCGGCACCACCCTCGACGCGCTGAAGGCGCTCGCGGCCGGCGGCTACGTGGGCCGCATGGACGCCGGCCAGCTCGACGACGCCTACCGCTTCCTGCGCGCGATGGAGCACCGCATCCAGCTGCACCGGCTGCGCCGCACCCATCTCGTCCCGGAGGGCGAGGAGGACCTGCGCCGTCTCGGGCGCTCGCTCGGGCTGCGCACCGACCCGGTCGCCGAGCTGAACAAGGAGTGGCGGCGGCACGCCTCCGTCGTACGGCGGCTGCACGAGAAGCTCTTCTACCGGCCGCTGCTGGACGCCGTCGCGCAGCTCGCGCCCGGCGAGATCCGGCTGAGCACCCAGGCCGCCGGGCAGCGGCTCGAAGCGCTCGGGTACGGCGACCCGGCCGCCGCGCTGCGCCATCTGGAGGCCCTGTCGTCCGGCGTCTCGCGCAAGGCGGCGATCCAGCGGACCCTGCTGCCGGTGCTGCTGGGCTGGTTCGCGGACTCGGCCGACCCGGACGCCGGTCTGCTCGGCTTCCGCAAGGTGTCGGACGCGCTCGGCAAGACCCCCTGGTACCTGCGGCTGCTGCGCGACGAGGGCGCGGCCGCGGAGAACCTCGCCCGCGTCCTGTCCGCCGGCCGCCTCGCCCCCGACCTGCTGCTGCGTGCACCCGAGGCGGTCGCCCTGCTCGGCGACCCGGAGGGCCTGCGGCCGCGCGGCCGGGACCACCTGGAGCAGGAGGTGCTGGCCGCGGTCGGCCGCGCGGCCGGCGCGGAGGCGGCGGTCGCGGCCGCCCGCGGGGTGCGGCGGCGCGAGCTGTTCCGCACCGCCGCGGCCGATCTGATCGGCTCGTACGGCACCGAGGAGAGCCCCGCCGAACAGGACCCCGGCGCACTCGTCGACCGCGTCGGCAACGCCGTCACCGACCTCAACGCGGCGACCATCGCGGGCGCGCTGCGTGCCGTCGTACGGGAGAAGTGGGGCGACGAGCTCCCCACCCGGTTCGCCGTCATCGGCATGGGCCGCTTCGGCGGCCACGAGCTGTCGTACGGCTCCGACGCCGATGTCCTCTTCGTCCACGAGCCGCGCGACGGCGTCGACGAACACGAGGCCGCGCAGGCCGCGAACACCGTCGTCGCCGAGATGCGCCGCCTGCTCCAGGTCCCCACCTCCGACCCGCCGCTGCTCATCGACGCCGACCTGCGCCCGGAGGGCAAGAGCGGCCCGCTGGTGCGCACGCTCGCCTCGTACGGCGCGTACTACCGGCGCTGGTCGCTGGTGTGGGAGAGCCAGGCCCTGCTGCGTGCCGAACCGATGGCGGGCGACACCGACCTGGGCGCGCGCTTCGTCGAACTGATCGATACGCTGCGCTATCCGGCCGAGGGCCTCGGCGACGAGGCGGTCCGCGAGATCCGCCGTCTCAAGGCCCGCATGGAGTCCGAACGCCTGCCGCGCGGCGCCGACCCGACCCTCCACACCAAGCTGGGCCGCGGCGGCCTCAGCGACGTCGAATGGACGGTCCAGCTCCTCCAGATGCGCCACGGCTGGTCCGAGCCCGGCCTGCGCACGACCCGCACCCGCGAGGCCCTCGCCGCCGCGCACGCCGCGGGGCTGCTGTCCACGGAGGACGCCCAGACCCTCGACGACGCCTGGGTCCTCGCGAGCCGTGTCCGCAACGGCGTGATGCTGGTGCGCGGCCGGCCGGGCGACACCTTCCCGTCGGACTCCCGCGAACTGGGCGCGCTGGGGCGGTACTTGGGGTATGAGGCGGGCCACGTGGGGGCCATGCTCGACGACTACCGCAGGACGACACGGCGGGCCCGGGCCGTGGTGGAGGAGCTCTTCTACGGTGCCTGA
- a CDS encoding transporter substrate-binding domain-containing protein translates to MGITTAAVTEDLAPTGTLRASINLGNPVLAQGTPSAPGGVTVDIAREVGARLGVPVEFVCFDAARKSYEAMAEGRADICFLAVEPARAAEVAFTAPYVVIEGVYAVPRDSDISAVADVDRPGVRIGVKRGSAYDLFLSRTLRHATVVRGEEGVDAFRTEGLEVAAGIRQPMAAFVAARPEVRLIEGRFMEIRQAVGTTRTRRPETVRFLRELVEELRSGGFVAEALRRADQSGDLVAPPESPGTP, encoded by the coding sequence ATGGGGATCACGACTGCTGCCGTCACCGAGGACCTGGCGCCCACCGGCACACTGCGGGCCTCGATCAACCTGGGGAACCCGGTCCTGGCCCAGGGCACGCCGTCCGCGCCGGGCGGGGTGACGGTCGACATCGCGCGGGAGGTCGGTGCACGGCTGGGCGTGCCGGTGGAGTTCGTCTGCTTCGACGCGGCGCGCAAGTCGTACGAGGCGATGGCGGAGGGCCGGGCCGACATCTGCTTCCTGGCGGTCGAGCCCGCGCGCGCGGCCGAGGTCGCTTTCACCGCGCCGTACGTCGTGATCGAGGGGGTGTACGCCGTCCCTCGCGACTCGGACATCTCCGCGGTCGCCGACGTCGACCGGCCCGGTGTGCGCATCGGTGTGAAGCGCGGCTCCGCGTACGACCTCTTCCTCTCCCGCACGCTGCGGCACGCGACCGTGGTGCGCGGGGAGGAGGGGGTCGACGCGTTCCGCACCGAGGGGCTGGAGGTCGCGGCCGGGATCCGGCAGCCGATGGCCGCGTTCGTCGCAGCGCGTCCCGAAGTGCGGCTGATCGAGGGCCGGTTCATGGAGATCCGGCAGGCGGTGGGCACGACCAGGACCCGGCGGCCGGAGACCGTCCGCTTCCTGCGGGAGCTCGTCGAGGAGCTGAGGTCCGGCGGATTCGTCGCCGAGGCGCTCCGGCGGGCGGATCAGTCCGGCGACCTGGTCGCCCCTCCGGAGTCACCGGGCACCCCCTAG
- a CDS encoding VOC family protein codes for MEWTLEVIVIPVTDIDRARTFYADQCGFDVDHDTRIGKGVRIIQLTPPGSTCSIVIGEGMPPAPGHRTMTPGAIQGLQLCVPDIETAHDDLLARGVAVSAVQHVSPSGWAQGKGEPWNSFVFFTDPDGNGWVVQEAPAPLAERRHP; via the coding sequence GTGGAATGGACCCTCGAAGTGATCGTCATCCCGGTCACCGACATCGACCGGGCCAGGACCTTCTACGCCGACCAGTGCGGCTTCGACGTCGACCACGACACCCGCATCGGCAAGGGCGTGCGCATCATCCAGCTGACCCCGCCCGGCTCCACCTGCTCGATCGTCATCGGCGAGGGCATGCCCCCGGCGCCCGGCCACAGGACCATGACCCCCGGCGCGATCCAGGGCCTCCAGCTCTGCGTCCCGGACATCGAGACGGCCCACGACGACCTCCTCGCCCGCGGCGTCGCCGTCAGCGCGGTCCAGCACGTGTCCCCGTCGGGCTGGGCCCAGGGCAAGGGCGAGCCCTGGAACTCCTTCGTCTTCTTCACCGACCCCGACGGCAACGGCTGGGTCGTCCAGGAGGCCCCGGCGCCCCTGGCGGAACGCCGCCATCCTTAG
- the glnA gene encoding type I glutamate--ammonia ligase, with protein MDKQQEFVLRTLEERDIRFVRLWFTDVLGFLKSVAVAPAELEQAFDEGMGFDGSAIEGFARVYESDMIAKPDPGTFQILPWRAEAPGTARMFCDILMPDGSPSFADPRFVLKRILAKTSDLGFTFYTHPEIEFFLLKDRPLDGSRPTPADNSGYFDHTPQNVGMDFRRQAITMLESMGISVEFSHHEGAPGQQEIDLRYADALSTADNIMTFRLVMKQVALEQGVQATFMPKPFSEHPGSGMHTHLSLFEGDRNAFYESGAEYQLSKVGRSFIAGLLQHAAEISAVTNQWVNSYKRIWGGSARTAGSGGEAPSYICWGHNNRSALIRVPMYKPGKTGSARIEVRSLDSGANPYLAYAVLLAAGLKGIEEGYELPAGADDDVWALSDAERRAMGIEPLPQNLGEAITLMERSELVAETLGEHVFDFFLRNKKQEWEKYRSEVTAFELRENLPVL; from the coding sequence ATGGACAAGCAGCAGGAATTCGTGCTCCGCACGCTCGAGGAGCGCGACATCCGCTTCGTGCGCCTGTGGTTCACCGACGTGCTCGGCTTCCTGAAGTCGGTCGCGGTGGCCCCGGCCGAGCTGGAGCAGGCGTTCGACGAGGGCATGGGCTTCGACGGGTCCGCGATCGAGGGCTTCGCCCGGGTCTACGAGTCCGACATGATCGCCAAGCCGGACCCGGGCACCTTCCAGATCCTGCCCTGGCGCGCCGAGGCCCCCGGCACCGCCCGGATGTTCTGCGACATCCTCATGCCCGACGGCTCCCCATCCTTCGCCGACCCGCGCTTCGTCCTCAAGCGGATCCTCGCCAAGACCTCGGACCTGGGATTCACCTTCTACACCCACCCCGAGATCGAGTTCTTCCTGCTCAAGGACAGGCCGCTGGACGGCAGCCGCCCCACCCCCGCGGACAACTCCGGGTACTTCGACCACACCCCGCAGAACGTCGGCATGGACTTCCGCCGCCAGGCCATCACCATGCTCGAATCGATGGGCATCTCGGTCGAGTTCAGCCACCACGAGGGCGCGCCCGGCCAGCAGGAGATCGACCTGCGGTACGCGGACGCGCTGTCGACCGCGGACAACATCATGACGTTCCGCCTGGTCATGAAGCAGGTCGCGCTGGAGCAGGGCGTCCAGGCCACCTTCATGCCGAAGCCCTTCTCCGAGCACCCGGGCTCCGGTATGCACACGCACCTCTCCCTCTTCGAGGGCGACCGGAACGCCTTCTACGAGTCGGGCGCCGAGTACCAGCTCTCCAAGGTGGGACGCTCCTTCATCGCTGGCCTGCTCCAGCACGCCGCCGAGATCTCCGCCGTCACCAACCAGTGGGTCAACTCCTACAAGCGCATCTGGGGCGGCTCGGCCCGCACCGCCGGCTCCGGCGGCGAGGCCCCCTCGTACATCTGCTGGGGCCACAACAACCGCTCGGCCCTGATCCGCGTCCCGATGTACAAGCCGGGCAAGACCGGCTCCGCCCGCATCGAGGTCCGCTCCCTCGACTCCGGCGCCAACCCGTACCTCGCCTACGCGGTCCTCCTCGCCGCGGGCCTCAAGGGCATCGAGGAGGGCTACGAACTCCCCGCCGGCGCCGACGACGACGTCTGGGCGCTCTCGGACGCCGAACGCCGCGCGATGGGCATCGAACCCCTGCCGCAGAACCTGGGCGAGGCGATCACCCTGATGGAGCGCAGCGAGCTCGTCGCCGAGACGCTCGGGGAGCACGTCTTCGACTTCTTCCTCCGCAACAAGAAGCAGGAGTGGGAGAAGTACCGCTCCGAGGTCACCGCCTTCGAACTGCGGGAGAACCTGCCGGTGCTGTAA
- a CDS encoding DUF305 domain-containing protein produces the protein MTPRLARTHWAALVAVVLALLFAGAATVASTGGDGTGAATAVPVADSAEAGFARDMAVHHQQAVEMSFIVRDRTQDEEVRRLAYDIANTQANQRGMLLGWLDLWGLPKVVSGAEPMAWMAASAPDHGAHSGHGEHGGRDAHSGAEGADGAGGSLMPGMATKAELDRLSKASGRQAEVLYLQLMTDHHKGGVAMAQGCAGLCTVEPERNLAQGMVDAQQSELLLMADLLKKRGAAPRG, from the coding sequence GTGACGCCGAGGCTGGCCCGTACGCACTGGGCCGCGCTCGTTGCCGTCGTGCTGGCGCTGCTGTTCGCGGGCGCCGCCACGGTCGCGTCCACGGGCGGCGACGGCACCGGGGCGGCGACGGCGGTCCCGGTGGCGGACTCGGCCGAGGCGGGCTTCGCCCGCGACATGGCGGTCCATCACCAGCAGGCGGTGGAGATGTCCTTCATCGTGCGGGACCGCACGCAGGACGAGGAAGTGCGCCGGCTCGCGTACGACATCGCCAACACCCAGGCCAACCAGCGCGGCATGCTGCTGGGCTGGCTGGACCTGTGGGGGCTGCCGAAGGTCGTGTCCGGGGCCGAGCCGATGGCCTGGATGGCAGCGTCGGCGCCGGACCACGGCGCACACAGCGGGCACGGCGAGCACGGCGGTCGTGACGCGCACAGCGGCGCGGAGGGTGCTGACGGCGCCGGCGGCTCGCTGATGCCGGGCATGGCGACCAAGGCCGAGCTCGACCGGCTCTCGAAGGCGAGCGGCAGGCAGGCCGAGGTCCTCTACCTCCAGCTGATGACCGACCACCACAAGGGCGGTGTCGCGATGGCCCAGGGCTGCGCCGGCCTCTGCACGGTGGAGCCGGAGCGGAACCTCGCCCAGGGCATGGTCGACGCCCAGCAGTCAGAGCTCCTGCTCATGGCGGACCTGCTGAAGAAGCGGGGCGCGGCCCCCCGCGGCTGA
- a CDS encoding alpha/beta fold hydrolase, with translation MSFVRVGGVAHHVVVEGSGPVCVLSAGLAMSWFDWDPVVPLLAPHRTVVRFDRPGHGLSGPAAVAPSASGEAHRIAALLDALGLTGPATVVGHSIAGFHAEAFARLHPDRASGLVLVDSSVEERARVPAAPAVRTALAHALGTALSAAGVPAALGPLTRRAAVRLSRTGGGDPAPAALVRRCYGTSRVLQGALLENSHYRAVAAELLALREQFPLPDGLPVTVLAASAASAASAASAASAASGGDGECDGRGGRGARRSRHWLERQRALARRLGDGARFEAVVPSGHLMMLDRPDAVARAVLVPGEGRVNPSRTPARPTTRSGPPTDAGRDRPR, from the coding sequence GTGAGCTTCGTACGGGTCGGGGGAGTGGCGCACCACGTCGTCGTCGAGGGCAGCGGCCCGGTCTGTGTCCTCAGCGCGGGCCTGGCCATGAGCTGGTTCGACTGGGACCCCGTCGTACCGCTGCTGGCCCCGCACCGCACCGTCGTGCGCTTCGACCGGCCGGGCCACGGGCTGAGCGGGCCGGCGGCCGTGGCGCCCTCCGCGAGCGGCGAGGCCCACCGCATCGCCGCCCTCCTCGACGCGCTCGGGCTGACCGGGCCCGCCACCGTCGTCGGCCACTCCATCGCCGGATTCCACGCCGAAGCCTTTGCCCGCCTCCACCCCGACCGCGCCTCCGGCCTCGTCCTCGTCGACTCCAGCGTCGAGGAGCGCGCCCGCGTACCCGCGGCCCCCGCGGTCCGCACGGCCCTCGCGCACGCCCTCGGTACGGCCCTCTCCGCGGCCGGCGTGCCCGCCGCGCTCGGCCCGCTCACCCGGCGCGCCGCGGTCCGGCTCTCCCGTACGGGCGGCGGCGATCCGGCCCCCGCCGCACTCGTACGCCGCTGCTACGGCACCTCGCGCGTGCTCCAGGGCGCCCTGCTGGAGAACTCTCACTACCGCGCGGTCGCCGCCGAACTCCTCGCTCTGCGCGAGCAGTTCCCGCTCCCGGATGGGCTTCCGGTGACCGTGCTCGCCGCGTCCGCCGCGTCCGCCGCGTCCGCCGCGTCCGCCGCGTCCGCCGCGTCCGGCGGGGACGGCGAGTGCGACGGGCGTGGCGGGCGTGGCGCACGGCGCTCACGGCACTGGCTGGAGCGGCAACGCGCGCTGGCCCGCCGGCTCGGCGACGGCGCCCGTTTCGAGGCCGTCGTGCCGTCGGGCCACCTGATGATGCTCGACCGCCCGGACGCGGTGGCCCGGGCGGTCCTGGTGCCGGGGGAGGGGCGGGTCAACCCCTCGCGTACACCTGCTCGACCCACGACGCGATCTGGTCCTCCGACAGATGCCGGGCGAGATCGGCCTCGCTGA
- a CDS encoding pyridoxamine 5'-phosphate oxidase family protein encodes MPTQSPTQEPQPQTDLDPRYSSPGATPTPWSDAVTLLERAEVFWLSTVRPDGRPHVTPLLCPWLDGALYFTTGEDERKARNLAANPHVVLTTGTNASGGGCDLVVEGEAVRIGDEKRLARLAGAWEAKYGPVWHFEVRDGAFHSSGGGRALVFEVAPATAFGFTKGDTYSQTRWRFTA; translated from the coding sequence ATGCCGACGCAGTCACCGACCCAGGAACCGCAACCCCAGACCGACCTCGACCCGCGCTACAGCTCGCCCGGGGCCACGCCCACGCCGTGGTCGGACGCCGTCACACTGCTGGAGAGGGCCGAGGTCTTCTGGCTCTCGACCGTGCGCCCCGACGGCCGCCCCCATGTCACCCCGCTGCTCTGCCCCTGGCTGGACGGGGCGCTGTACTTCACCACGGGTGAGGACGAGCGCAAGGCCCGCAACCTCGCCGCCAACCCGCACGTCGTGCTCACGACCGGCACGAACGCGTCAGGCGGCGGCTGCGACCTGGTCGTCGAGGGCGAGGCGGTGCGGATCGGCGACGAGAAGCGGCTGGCCCGGCTGGCCGGGGCGTGGGAGGCGAAGTACGGCCCGGTGTGGCACTTCGAGGTACGGGACGGGGCCTTCCACTCCTCGGGCGGGGGCCGCGCCCTGGTCTTCGAGGTCGCACCGGCCACGGCCTTCGGCTTCACCAAGGGCGACACCTACAGCCAGACCCGCTGGCGCTTCACCGCCTGA
- a CDS encoding DUF998 domain-containing protein encodes MSELLGKSSTVALLIALGAVAYTAWVLELVLHTGLDPVRAYVSELAAADQPLGGLFRATDLAAGLLVLAGAGLALLRLPQRPWTAAGWAGLLLFGAATAADSRLPLSCAPTADPECAARESAGLVPATHTAHAVSSGLAMAGALMGVVALTVAARRYGRWPPLARTGAVVAVLALAATGWTLAAVAASEAGHGAWALGAAQRSQVLLVAVWLAVLALSVAREGEGT; translated from the coding sequence ATGTCCGAATTGCTCGGAAAGTCCAGTACCGTCGCCCTGCTGATCGCGCTGGGCGCCGTCGCGTACACCGCCTGGGTGCTCGAACTCGTACTCCACACCGGCCTCGATCCCGTCCGGGCGTACGTCAGCGAACTCGCCGCCGCCGACCAGCCGCTGGGCGGGCTCTTCCGCGCCACCGACCTCGCCGCCGGACTGCTCGTCCTCGCCGGAGCCGGACTCGCCCTGCTGCGGCTGCCGCAGCGCCCCTGGACCGCCGCCGGCTGGGCCGGGCTGCTGCTCTTCGGCGCCGCGACCGCCGCCGACTCCCGGCTGCCGCTGAGCTGCGCGCCGACCGCGGACCCGGAGTGCGCCGCCCGCGAGAGCGCGGGACTCGTGCCGGCGACCCACACCGCACACGCCGTCAGTTCCGGTCTCGCCATGGCCGGTGCGCTCATGGGCGTCGTCGCGCTCACCGTCGCCGCCCGCCGCTACGGCCGGTGGCCGCCCCTGGCGCGCACCGGAGCGGTCGTCGCCGTCCTCGCGCTCGCCGCCACCGGCTGGACGCTGGCAGCCGTCGCGGCCTCCGAGGCGGGCCACGGCGCCTGGGCGCTCGGAGCCGCACAGCGATCCCAGGTACTGCTGGTGGCAGTGTGGTTGGCGGTACTCGCGCTCTCCGTGGCGCGGGAGGGAGAGGGAACGTGA
- a CDS encoding CBS domain-containing protein, giving the protein MTTAKDIMHPGAQWIPAHETLDRAAQLMRELNVGALPIADSDERLCGILTDRDIVVGCVAMGHDPSRVTAGDMAQGTPRWVDAGADVDEVLHEMQDHQIRRLPVIENKRLVGMISEADLARHLSEDQIASWVEQVYARG; this is encoded by the coding sequence ATGACCACCGCCAAGGACATCATGCATCCGGGGGCCCAGTGGATCCCGGCGCACGAAACCCTCGACCGCGCCGCGCAGCTGATGCGCGAACTGAACGTGGGCGCTCTGCCCATAGCGGACTCGGACGAACGGCTCTGCGGCATTCTCACGGACCGCGACATCGTCGTCGGGTGTGTGGCCATGGGCCATGACCCGTCGCGGGTGACGGCCGGTGACATGGCCCAGGGCACTCCGCGCTGGGTCGACGCGGGCGCGGATGTGGACGAGGTGCTGCACGAGATGCAGGACCACCAGATCCGCCGGCTGCCCGTGATCGAGAACAAGAGGCTGGTCGGAATGATCAGCGAGGCCGATCTCGCCCGGCATCTGTCGGAGGACCAGATCGCGTCGTGGGTCGAGCAGGTGTACGCGAGGGGTTGA